One Bradyrhizobium sp. CCGB12 genomic window carries:
- a CDS encoding aldehyde dehydrogenase, whose protein sequence is MNAIDLLIGGKNQSASNQRTFQRHNPISGEIASIVAAASIDDAMRAADAAAAAFPAWSQLGPSERRKRLSAAADTLARRAAEFTALMVAETGATAGWAGFNVHLAEGMLREAAAMTTQISGEVIPTDKPDNLAMAFRQPVGVVLGIAPWNAPVILGVRSVAMPLACGNTVVLKASEMSPGVHRLIGSCLVEAGLGDGVVNVVTNAPEDAQAVVEALIAHPAIRRVNFTGSTRVGRLIALACAKHLKRALLELGGKAPLVILDDADLDAAVNAAAFGAFMNQGQICMSTERIVVDDKVADAFVAKFAAKAKGLPFGDPSKGNVVLGSLVSAAACDRVKGLVDDAVAKGAVVAAGGHGSGTIMPATIVDHVTPAMRIYGEESFGPVVTVVRVSGIDEAVRVANDTEYGLSSAVFGRDIARALGVAKRIEAGICHVNAPTVHDEPQMPFGGTKASGYGRFGGKAAIDEFTELRWITVQTGPRHYPF, encoded by the coding sequence ATGAACGCAATCGACCTTCTCATCGGCGGCAAGAACCAGTCTGCCAGCAATCAGCGCACCTTCCAGCGTCACAACCCGATCTCCGGCGAGATCGCATCCATCGTCGCGGCGGCCTCGATCGACGACGCGATGCGCGCTGCCGACGCTGCGGCCGCGGCCTTTCCGGCCTGGTCGCAGCTCGGTCCGTCCGAGCGCCGCAAGCGGCTCAGCGCTGCCGCCGACACCCTCGCGCGCCGGGCGGCGGAGTTCACGGCGCTGATGGTCGCCGAGACCGGTGCCACCGCGGGCTGGGCCGGCTTCAACGTGCATCTTGCCGAGGGCATGCTGCGCGAAGCCGCAGCAATGACGACGCAGATATCCGGCGAGGTCATTCCGACCGACAAGCCCGACAATCTCGCCATGGCCTTCCGCCAGCCGGTCGGCGTCGTGCTCGGCATTGCGCCCTGGAACGCACCGGTGATCCTTGGCGTGCGTTCCGTTGCGATGCCGCTTGCTTGCGGCAACACCGTGGTGCTGAAGGCCTCCGAGATGAGCCCTGGCGTGCACCGCCTGATCGGAAGCTGCCTCGTCGAAGCCGGGCTCGGTGACGGCGTCGTCAATGTCGTGACCAATGCGCCGGAGGATGCGCAGGCCGTGGTCGAGGCGCTGATCGCCCATCCCGCGATCCGCCGCGTCAACTTCACCGGCTCGACCCGGGTCGGCCGCCTCATTGCGCTCGCTTGCGCCAAGCATCTCAAGCGCGCGCTGCTGGAACTCGGCGGCAAGGCCCCGCTGGTCATCCTCGACGACGCCGATCTCGACGCGGCCGTGAACGCGGCCGCCTTCGGCGCCTTCATGAATCAGGGTCAGATCTGCATGTCGACGGAGCGGATCGTCGTCGACGACAAGGTCGCGGATGCCTTCGTCGCCAAATTCGCCGCCAAGGCAAAGGGGCTTCCTTTCGGGGATCCAAGCAAGGGCAATGTCGTCCTCGGCTCGCTTGTCAGTGCTGCTGCCTGCGACCGCGTCAAGGGCCTGGTTGATGATGCCGTTGCCAAGGGCGCGGTGGTTGCGGCGGGCGGACACGGGAGCGGCACCATCATGCCGGCCACCATCGTCGATCACGTCACGCCGGCGATGCGCATCTACGGCGAGGAAAGCTTTGGTCCGGTCGTGACCGTGGTCCGCGTCAGCGGAATCGACGAGGCCGTGCGGGTCGCCAACGATACCGAATACGGCCTCTCCTCCGCCGTGTTCGGCCGCGACATCGCGCGCGCCCTCGGCGTTGCCAAGCGGATCGAGGCCGGCATCTGTCACGTCAACGCGCCCACCGTGCACGACGAGCCGCAGATGCCGTTCGGCGGCACCAAGGCGTCCGGCTACGGTCGCTTCGGCGGCAAGGCGGCCATCGACGAGTTCACCGAGCTGCGCTGGATCACCGTGCAGACCGGACCGCGGCATTATCCGTTCTGA
- a CDS encoding ABC transporter ATP-binding protein has product MLEVAALSHFYGKHQALADIGLGIGQGEIVAILGANGAGKSTLLKSIAGLVRPARGATIRFEGQNIGELPAHLIVERGIALVPEGRGVFGELTVAENLQLGAYPARARAGEAARLANILQLFPRLAERMTQAVRTMSGGEQQMVAIGRALMSNPLLLLLDEPSLGLSPLLSREMFRALTQIRASGVGVLLVEQNARASLDIADRVYLIESGRNAGSGLASAMKNDPEIQRAYLGKARAVSTPK; this is encoded by the coding sequence ATGCTTGAGGTCGCCGCCCTCTCCCATTTCTATGGCAAGCACCAGGCCCTGGCCGATATTGGGCTCGGCATCGGTCAAGGCGAGATCGTCGCGATCCTCGGCGCCAACGGTGCCGGCAAGTCGACCCTGCTCAAAAGCATCGCCGGGTTGGTCAGGCCCGCCCGGGGCGCAACGATCCGGTTCGAGGGACAGAACATCGGCGAATTGCCGGCCCATTTGATCGTGGAGCGCGGCATCGCTTTGGTGCCCGAAGGCCGCGGCGTCTTCGGCGAGCTGACGGTCGCCGAGAATTTGCAGCTCGGCGCCTACCCTGCCCGGGCCCGGGCAGGCGAAGCAGCCCGGCTCGCAAACATCCTGCAGCTGTTCCCACGCCTGGCCGAGCGCATGACCCAGGCCGTGCGCACCATGAGCGGCGGAGAGCAGCAGATGGTGGCGATCGGCCGCGCGCTGATGTCGAACCCGCTGCTCCTCCTCCTGGACGAGCCCTCGCTCGGCCTGTCGCCTCTGCTCAGCCGTGAGATGTTTCGCGCGCTGACGCAGATCCGCGCCAGCGGCGTCGGCGTCCTGCTGGTCGAGCAGAATGCCCGGGCAAGCCTCGACATCGCCGATCGCGTTTACCTGATCGAGTCCGGGCGCAACGCCGGCAGCGGGCTGGCCAGCGCGATGAAGAACGATCCCGAGATCCAGCGTGCCTATCTCGGCAAGGCGCGCGCCGTATCCACCCCGAAATAG
- a CDS encoding ATP-binding cassette domain-containing protein, whose product MTPLVRTLLWGAGLAVAAAVITYPLFANGYYLALGISVLYFTILATAWAMFSGPTRYISLATVAFFGLGAYTAAVLGETMPWPVVLLAAAGIGALTAAITGLSTLRLSGIYFVIFSFGLAELIRQLVIWYEVNIHKSVGRYLFSAVTQDILYWQLLGLTALVFSVGWLLGRSRYGLALRAIGADETAASHSGIDATRVKLGVFILSATFMAMTGAVMAPRWTYIDPAIAFNPTISFQVVIMALLGGAGSLFGPVLGVIPLVLLFEVLTATLPNHFSIVLGLIFVLIVMVLPNGVIGLFGGGRWRVPAGGPAAASARTMGAPLLAVDGVSKSFSGLRAVDGVSFTVAPGEIIGVIGPNGSGKTTLLNTLSGALKPSSGTIRFSGTVLNGLRAHQIARLGLARTFQLVRVMPDLTVAENVAAARLFSTSNGSDATASELLDLVGLGTMHEAQAGELTYIDQKRLELARALALQPRLVLLDEWLAGLNPSELETGIALIAKLRERGLTIIMVEHVMDAIRALCGRCIVMNAGSVIARGAPDEVLADPKVVAAYLGGDDA is encoded by the coding sequence ATGACGCCGCTCGTCCGGACATTGCTGTGGGGTGCCGGCCTTGCCGTGGCTGCGGCTGTTATCACCTATCCGCTCTTTGCCAACGGCTATTATCTCGCACTCGGCATCAGTGTTCTCTATTTCACGATCCTGGCGACGGCCTGGGCGATGTTCTCAGGTCCCACCCGCTACATCTCGCTTGCGACCGTCGCCTTCTTCGGCCTTGGCGCCTACACCGCCGCGGTGCTCGGCGAGACCATGCCCTGGCCCGTCGTGCTGCTGGCCGCGGCGGGAATAGGCGCCCTCACCGCCGCAATCACCGGCCTCTCGACGCTGCGGCTATCGGGCATCTATTTCGTGATCTTCTCCTTCGGACTTGCCGAGCTGATCCGGCAACTCGTGATCTGGTACGAGGTCAACATCCACAAATCGGTCGGCCGCTATCTCTTCAGTGCCGTGACGCAGGACATTCTCTACTGGCAGCTCCTGGGCCTGACGGCGCTCGTCTTCTCAGTCGGCTGGTTGCTCGGGCGCTCGCGCTATGGGCTTGCCCTGCGCGCCATCGGCGCCGACGAGACCGCGGCCAGCCATTCCGGCATCGATGCGACGCGGGTCAAGCTCGGCGTGTTCATCCTGAGCGCGACATTCATGGCGATGACCGGCGCGGTGATGGCGCCGCGCTGGACCTATATCGATCCGGCCATCGCGTTCAATCCGACCATTTCGTTCCAGGTCGTCATCATGGCCTTGCTGGGCGGCGCAGGCTCGCTGTTCGGCCCCGTACTCGGTGTCATCCCGCTGGTCCTGCTGTTCGAGGTTCTGACAGCGACGCTGCCCAATCATTTCAGCATCGTACTCGGCCTCATCTTCGTGCTCATCGTCATGGTGCTGCCGAACGGGGTGATCGGACTGTTCGGGGGCGGGCGCTGGCGCGTCCCGGCTGGAGGCCCGGCGGCGGCTTCCGCCCGCACCATGGGTGCTCCGCTGCTTGCGGTTGACGGCGTCAGCAAGTCGTTCAGCGGACTGCGCGCGGTCGATGGCGTCAGCTTCACGGTCGCCCCCGGCGAGATCATCGGCGTCATCGGCCCGAACGGCTCCGGCAAGACCACGCTTCTCAATACGCTGTCCGGCGCCTTGAAGCCCTCGTCGGGCACGATCCGGTTTAGTGGCACCGTGCTCAATGGTCTGCGAGCACACCAGATCGCGCGACTGGGCCTTGCCCGCACCTTCCAGCTGGTGCGCGTGATGCCGGACCTCACCGTCGCCGAGAACGTCGCGGCGGCGCGGCTGTTCTCTACGTCGAACGGCTCGGACGCAACGGCAAGCGAACTGCTGGACCTGGTCGGGCTCGGCACCATGCACGAAGCGCAAGCGGGCGAATTGACCTATATCGATCAAAAGCGTCTGGAGCTTGCCCGCGCGCTGGCGCTGCAGCCGCGCCTCGTGCTGCTCGACGAATGGCTGGCGGGCCTCAATCCGAGCGAGCTCGAGACCGGCATCGCGCTGATCGCAAAGCTGCGCGAGCGCGGCCTCACCATCATCATGGTCGAACATGTCATGGATGCCATCCGCGCGTTGTGCGGCCGTTGCATCGTCATGAACGCCGGCAGCGTGATCGCGCGCGGTGCTCCGGACGAGGTTTTGGCCGATCCAAAAGTCGTCGCCGCCTATCTCGGAGGCGACGATGCTTGA
- a CDS encoding branched-chain amino acid ABC transporter permease, whose amino-acid sequence MLVVDIVLPGLVLGGMYALIALGLTLQYGVARIMNLSYGESLVAAAFGAFSLYSGLGLSPLAALLLAVPVAMVLNWLLYRFLLERLMRRGKDRGAQEIDSILVTFGILFVIQGAMLVAFGGQYYSYSYLSIPLTIMGSTLAVNRLVALLFAALVGGAVYLALTRTRIGTAVRAIAVDANAARLVGIDVAALSGLAFAFGGGLVAIGGVLVSMFLTFNAAIGVVFTMKALVVVIMGGVGNVMGALVAGLLLGVVETAVARLVDPGLTLAATYALFLGVLLIKPTGLFGRATS is encoded by the coding sequence ATGCTGGTTGTCGACATCGTCCTGCCGGGCCTCGTGCTTGGCGGCATGTACGCGCTGATCGCGCTTGGGCTGACGCTGCAATATGGCGTGGCGCGGATCATGAATCTGTCCTACGGCGAGTCGCTGGTCGCGGCCGCCTTTGGCGCGTTCTCGCTCTACAGCGGCCTCGGCCTCAGCCCGCTGGCTGCGCTGCTATTGGCCGTCCCCGTCGCGATGGTGTTGAACTGGCTGCTCTACCGCTTCTTGCTCGAGCGACTGATGCGGCGGGGCAAGGACAGAGGCGCGCAGGAGATCGACAGCATCCTCGTCACTTTCGGCATCTTGTTCGTGATCCAGGGCGCCATGCTGGTCGCCTTCGGCGGCCAGTATTACAGCTATAGCTATCTCTCCATTCCACTGACGATCATGGGCTCGACGCTTGCGGTCAATCGCCTGGTCGCGTTGCTGTTCGCGGCACTGGTCGGCGGCGCCGTGTATCTCGCCCTCACCCGCACCCGGATCGGGACCGCCGTCCGCGCCATCGCAGTGGACGCGAATGCCGCGCGCCTGGTGGGGATCGACGTGGCGGCGCTGTCGGGGCTGGCCTTTGCATTCGGCGGCGGCCTCGTCGCCATCGGCGGCGTGCTGGTCAGCATGTTCCTCACCTTCAATGCCGCCATCGGCGTGGTCTTCACCATGAAGGCGCTGGTCGTCGTCATCATGGGCGGCGTCGGCAATGTCATGGGCGCGCTGGTTGCGGGACTGCTGCTCGGTGTGGTCGAAACCGCAGTGGCGCGGCTGGTCGACCCGGGCCTGACGCTGGCGGCCACCTACGCGCTGTTTCTCGGCGTGCTCCTGATCAAGCCGACCGGTCTGTTCGGGAGAGCTACGTCATGA